In Mauremys reevesii isolate NIE-2019 linkage group 16, ASM1616193v1, whole genome shotgun sequence, a single window of DNA contains:
- the GARRE1 gene encoding granule associated Rac and RHOG effector protein 1 isoform X2 → MRNACELLGRCFLTVMQVHFQFLSQALQKVQPVAHSCFAEAVAQERKNASGVGTSNLSPTTELEDAVRSWRGAAEATSRLRERGCDGCLAGIEVQQLFCSQSVAIPEHQLKELNMKIDSALQAYKIALESLGHCEYAMKAGFHLNPKAIEASLQGCCCEAEAQQTGRRQTPPQPIQCELPTVPVQIGSHFLKGISFNESATENLKLKTHTMLQLIKEAGCHNGLTPRDDSPVTEVLNQVCPSTWRGACKTAVQLLFGQAGLVVVDTAQIENKEAYAPQISLEGSRIVVQVPSTWCLKEDPATMSLLQRSLDPEKTLGLVDVLYTAVFDINRWKEGREQALPCIQIQLQREICDFGNQVDMPSGNGSKSSGGLQKTFSKLTSRFTKKTSCTSSSNSGSYSIPSTPSKNVFIGNNAEEKTKMPSNIDTRLQSILNIGNFPRTIDPLQPTQSTSNQIVNGFLVERCDNFFKADNGKDDKGMNLPTDQEMQEVIDFLSGFNMGKSQQTSPLVKRRNSVASSTATEQKSGAVQQQPQSMSHASLHPSQQGLSQQQQSQKQQQQQMQYYQHLLQPIGAQQQRVSSKWVNNSSQQSAQAVGAGLSHISQWNNPGFSDLSSDLYSLGLVSSYMDSMVSEMLGQKPQGPRNNTWPNRDQNDGVFGMLGEILPFDPAVGSDPEFARYVAGVSQAMQQKRQAQHIRRPSNTRSNWPLPDDPHRTWPFPEYFTEGDVTNSWSGNQGDSASSSDETSSANGDSLFSMFSGPDLVAAVKQRRKHSSGEQEHSTLPSPPLLSTVDDLNQDNKTKTWPPKAPWQHSSSVSNTLPNQNTSLYQMSNPVSQWNDTMQILQSPVWSTASDCAPSTGISSNFAYAQQQHSPQQQTSQHKQLNKGFKSFPVKHERRPSYLHQY, encoded by the exons tTACTTGGACGATGTTTCTTGACAGTGATGCAGGTTCACTTTCAGTTTTTGTCACAAGCTTTGCAGAAGGTCCAACCAGTGGCACACTCTTGTTTTGCTGAAGCTGTAGCTCAGGAAAGGAAGAATGCTAGTGGGGTGGGAACCTCCAATTTGAGCCCCACAACTGAGCTAGAAGATGCAGTACGATCGTGGAGAGGAGCTGCAGAG GCCACATCTCGGCTGAGAGAAAGAGGCTGTGATGGGTGTTTGGCTGGAATTGAGGTTCAGCAACTCTTCTGCTCACAAAGTGTGGCAATCCCTGAGCACCAGCTGAAAGAACTGAATATGAAAATTGACAGTGCTTTGCAG GCATATAAAATCGCTTTGGAGAGTTTGGGCCATTGTGAATATGCAATGAAGGCTGGCTTCCACTTGAATCCAAAAGCTATTGAAGCAAGTTTGCAG GGCTGCTGTTGTGAAGCTGAAGCCCAAcaaacaggaaggagacagaCTCCACCTCAGCCAATTCAGTGTGAACTCCCCACTGTACCTGTTCAGATAGGATCCCATTTTCTAAAAGGAATATCCTTTAATGAGTCTGCAACAGAAAACCTGAAGCTAAAAACG CACACAATGCTACAACTGATCAAAGAAGCTGGTTGCCATAATGGACTTACACCCCGGGATGACTCTCCTGTTACTGAAGTACTAAATCAGGTTTGCCCTTCTACTTGGCGGGGAGCCTGCAAGACTGCTGTACAGTTATTATTTGGCCAAGCTGGATTG GTGGTTGTGGACACAGCGCAGATTGAAAATAAAGAAGCATATGCTCCTCAAATTAGTTTAGAAGGATCCAGAATTGTGGTGCAAGTCCCATCAACTTG GTGTCTGAAGGAAGATCCAGCAACAATGTCTTTACTGCAGAGGAGTCTGGATCCAGAGAAGACTTTGGGACTGGTAGATGTGCTCTATACTGCTGTGTTTGACATAAAcaggtggaaggaaggaag GGAGCAAGCTTTGCCTTGTATTCAGATCCAGTTACAGCGTGAGATCTGTGACTTCGGGAATCAAGTTGACATGCCATCTGGAAATGGAAGCAAGTCATCGGGAGGCCTGCAAAAGACTTTCTCAAAACTGACTTCACGGTTTACAAAGAAAACTTCCTGCACCAGTTCAAGTAACAGTGGAAGTTACTCTATCCCCAGTACGCCTTCCAAAAATGTCTTCATAGGTAACAACGCAGAGGAGAAAACTAAAATGCCCAGTAACATAGACACACGGTTACAAAGTATTTTGAACATTGGTAATTTCCCTAGGACTATAGATCCATTACAGCCAACTCAGAGCACAAGTAACCAAATAGTCAATGGATTTCTTGTTGAAAGGTGTGATAATTTCTTCAAAGCAGATAATGGCAAGGATGATAAAGGTATGAATTTACCAACTGACCAGGAAATGCAGGAGGTTATAGATTTCTTGTCTGGTTTTAATATGGGCAAATCCCAGCAGACTTCTCCATTGGTGAAAAGAAGGAACTCTGTTGCATCTTCTACAGCAACAGAACAAAAATCGGGAGCAGTGCAACAGCAACCACAGTCTATGTCTCACGCATCTCTGCATCCTTCTCAGCAAGGGTTGTCACAGCAACAGCAGtcacaaaagcagcagcagcagcaaatgcagTATTATCAACATCTTCTTCAACCAATTGGAGCGCAGCAACAGCGTGTATCCAGCAAATGGGTGAATAATTCTTCACAGCAGTCAGCACAAGCAGTTGGGGCTGGATTGTCTCATATTAGTCAGTGGAACAATCCTGGCTTCTCAGATCTGAGCTCTGATTTGTATAGCTTGGGTCTTGTGAGCAGCTATATGGACAGTATGGTGTCTGAGATGTTAGGACAGAAACCACAAGGACCTAGAAACAACACATGGCCGAACCGTGACCAGAATGATGGAGTCTTTGGGATGCTGGGAGAAATTCTGCCTTTTGATCCTGCAG TTGGCTCTGATCCAGAGTTTGCCCGCTATGTAGCCGGGGTCAGCCAGGCTATGCAACAAAAAAGGCAAGCACAGCACATCCGTCGCCCAAGCAACACACGTAGCAACTGGCCTCTTCCTGATGATCCTCACAGAACCTGGCCTTTTCCGGAGTATTTCACAGAAGG TGATGTGACAAACAGCTGGTCCGGTAATCAAGGAGACTCAGCCAGCTCAAGTGATGAGACCTCCTCAGCTAATGGAGACAGTTTGTTTTCCATGTTCTCAGGGCCAGACCTTGTTGCTGCCGTCAAGCAAAGGAG AAAACACAGTAGTGGTGAGCAGGAACATAGCACACTACCATCGCCACCTCTTCTTTCCACTGTAGATGATCTTAATCAG GATAATAAAACCAAAACCTGGCCTCCTAAGGCCCCTTGGCAGCATTCTTCATCCGTTTCAAACACACTACCCAATCAGAATACATCTTTATATCAGATGAGTAATCCAGTCAGTCAGTGGAATGACACAATGCAGATTTTACAGTCACCAGTTTGGTCTACAGCCAGTGACTGTGCTCCATCTACAGGGATTTCCTCCAATTTTGCCTATGCTCAGCAGCAACACTCACCACAGCAGCAGACTTCCCAGCACAAACAGCTGAATAAGGGCTTTAAATCTTTTCCAGTAAAGCACGAACGCAGACCATCTTACCTGCATCAATACTAA
- the SS18L2 gene encoding SS18-like protein 2 encodes MSVVFVPERLRGKAEVTPETLQRLLDENDQLIRCIVEYQNKGRATECVQYQHILHRNLIYLATIADATPASVQKTD; translated from the exons ATGTCGGTGGTTTTCGTGCCGGAGCGGCTGCGCGGGAAAGCGGAAGTGACGCCAGAGACCCTGCAGCGG TTACTAGATGAAAACGATCAGCTGATTCGATGCATTGTAGAATATCAAAATAAAGGAAGAGCTACAGAATGTGTGCA GTACCAGCATATCTTGCACAGAAATCTTATTTATTTGGCTACTATTGCTGATGCAACTCCAGCCAGTGTACAGAAGACTGACTGA
- the GARRE1 gene encoding granule associated Rac and RHOG effector protein 1 isoform X3 has translation MQVHFQFLSQALQKVQPVAHSCFAEAVAQERKNASGVGTSNLSPTTELEDAVRSWRGAAEATSRLRERGCDGCLAGIEVQQLFCSQSVAIPEHQLKELNMKIDSALQAYKIALESLGHCEYAMKAGFHLNPKAIEASLQGCCCEAEAQQTGRRQTPPQPIQCELPTVPVQIGSHFLKGISFNESATENLKLKTHTMLQLIKEAGCHNGLTPRDDSPVTEVLNQVCPSTWRGACKTAVQLLFGQAGLVVVDTAQIENKEAYAPQISLEGSRIVVQVPSTWCLKEDPATMSLLQRSLDPEKTLGLVDVLYTAVFDINRWKEGREQALPCIQIQLQREICDFGNQVDMPSGNGSKSSGGLQKTFSKLTSRFTKKTSCTSSSNSGSYSIPSTPSKNVFIGNNAEEKTKMPSNIDTRLQSILNIGNFPRTIDPLQPTQSTSNQIVNGFLVERCDNFFKADNGKDDKGMNLPTDQEMQEVIDFLSGFNMGKSQQTSPLVKRRNSVASSTATEQKSGAVQQQPQSMSHASLHPSQQGLSQQQQSQKQQQQQMQYYQHLLQPIGAQQQRVSSKWVNNSSQQSAQAVGAGLSHISQWNNPGFSDLSSDLYSLGLVSSYMDSMVSEMLGQKPQGPRNNTWPNRDQNDGVFGMLGEILPFDPAVGSDPEFARYVAGVSQAMQQKRQAQHIRRPSNTRSNWPLPDDPHRTWPFPEYFTEGDVTNSWSGNQGDSASSSDETSSANGDSLFSMFSGPDLVAAVKQRRKHSSGEQEHSTLPSPPLLSTVDDLNQDNKTKTWPPKAPWQHSSSVSNTLPNQNTSLYQMSNPVSQWNDTMQILQSPVWSTASDCAPSTGISSNFAYAQQQHSPQQQTSQHKQLNKGFKSFPVKHERRPSYLHQY, from the exons ATGCAGGTTCACTTTCAGTTTTTGTCACAAGCTTTGCAGAAGGTCCAACCAGTGGCACACTCTTGTTTTGCTGAAGCTGTAGCTCAGGAAAGGAAGAATGCTAGTGGGGTGGGAACCTCCAATTTGAGCCCCACAACTGAGCTAGAAGATGCAGTACGATCGTGGAGAGGAGCTGCAGAG GCCACATCTCGGCTGAGAGAAAGAGGCTGTGATGGGTGTTTGGCTGGAATTGAGGTTCAGCAACTCTTCTGCTCACAAAGTGTGGCAATCCCTGAGCACCAGCTGAAAGAACTGAATATGAAAATTGACAGTGCTTTGCAG GCATATAAAATCGCTTTGGAGAGTTTGGGCCATTGTGAATATGCAATGAAGGCTGGCTTCCACTTGAATCCAAAAGCTATTGAAGCAAGTTTGCAG GGCTGCTGTTGTGAAGCTGAAGCCCAAcaaacaggaaggagacagaCTCCACCTCAGCCAATTCAGTGTGAACTCCCCACTGTACCTGTTCAGATAGGATCCCATTTTCTAAAAGGAATATCCTTTAATGAGTCTGCAACAGAAAACCTGAAGCTAAAAACG CACACAATGCTACAACTGATCAAAGAAGCTGGTTGCCATAATGGACTTACACCCCGGGATGACTCTCCTGTTACTGAAGTACTAAATCAGGTTTGCCCTTCTACTTGGCGGGGAGCCTGCAAGACTGCTGTACAGTTATTATTTGGCCAAGCTGGATTG GTGGTTGTGGACACAGCGCAGATTGAAAATAAAGAAGCATATGCTCCTCAAATTAGTTTAGAAGGATCCAGAATTGTGGTGCAAGTCCCATCAACTTG GTGTCTGAAGGAAGATCCAGCAACAATGTCTTTACTGCAGAGGAGTCTGGATCCAGAGAAGACTTTGGGACTGGTAGATGTGCTCTATACTGCTGTGTTTGACATAAAcaggtggaaggaaggaag GGAGCAAGCTTTGCCTTGTATTCAGATCCAGTTACAGCGTGAGATCTGTGACTTCGGGAATCAAGTTGACATGCCATCTGGAAATGGAAGCAAGTCATCGGGAGGCCTGCAAAAGACTTTCTCAAAACTGACTTCACGGTTTACAAAGAAAACTTCCTGCACCAGTTCAAGTAACAGTGGAAGTTACTCTATCCCCAGTACGCCTTCCAAAAATGTCTTCATAGGTAACAACGCAGAGGAGAAAACTAAAATGCCCAGTAACATAGACACACGGTTACAAAGTATTTTGAACATTGGTAATTTCCCTAGGACTATAGATCCATTACAGCCAACTCAGAGCACAAGTAACCAAATAGTCAATGGATTTCTTGTTGAAAGGTGTGATAATTTCTTCAAAGCAGATAATGGCAAGGATGATAAAGGTATGAATTTACCAACTGACCAGGAAATGCAGGAGGTTATAGATTTCTTGTCTGGTTTTAATATGGGCAAATCCCAGCAGACTTCTCCATTGGTGAAAAGAAGGAACTCTGTTGCATCTTCTACAGCAACAGAACAAAAATCGGGAGCAGTGCAACAGCAACCACAGTCTATGTCTCACGCATCTCTGCATCCTTCTCAGCAAGGGTTGTCACAGCAACAGCAGtcacaaaagcagcagcagcagcaaatgcagTATTATCAACATCTTCTTCAACCAATTGGAGCGCAGCAACAGCGTGTATCCAGCAAATGGGTGAATAATTCTTCACAGCAGTCAGCACAAGCAGTTGGGGCTGGATTGTCTCATATTAGTCAGTGGAACAATCCTGGCTTCTCAGATCTGAGCTCTGATTTGTATAGCTTGGGTCTTGTGAGCAGCTATATGGACAGTATGGTGTCTGAGATGTTAGGACAGAAACCACAAGGACCTAGAAACAACACATGGCCGAACCGTGACCAGAATGATGGAGTCTTTGGGATGCTGGGAGAAATTCTGCCTTTTGATCCTGCAG TTGGCTCTGATCCAGAGTTTGCCCGCTATGTAGCCGGGGTCAGCCAGGCTATGCAACAAAAAAGGCAAGCACAGCACATCCGTCGCCCAAGCAACACACGTAGCAACTGGCCTCTTCCTGATGATCCTCACAGAACCTGGCCTTTTCCGGAGTATTTCACAGAAGG TGATGTGACAAACAGCTGGTCCGGTAATCAAGGAGACTCAGCCAGCTCAAGTGATGAGACCTCCTCAGCTAATGGAGACAGTTTGTTTTCCATGTTCTCAGGGCCAGACCTTGTTGCTGCCGTCAAGCAAAGGAG AAAACACAGTAGTGGTGAGCAGGAACATAGCACACTACCATCGCCACCTCTTCTTTCCACTGTAGATGATCTTAATCAG GATAATAAAACCAAAACCTGGCCTCCTAAGGCCCCTTGGCAGCATTCTTCATCCGTTTCAAACACACTACCCAATCAGAATACATCTTTATATCAGATGAGTAATCCAGTCAGTCAGTGGAATGACACAATGCAGATTTTACAGTCACCAGTTTGGTCTACAGCCAGTGACTGTGCTCCATCTACAGGGATTTCCTCCAATTTTGCCTATGCTCAGCAGCAACACTCACCACAGCAGCAGACTTCCCAGCACAAACAGCTGAATAAGGGCTTTAAATCTTTTCCAGTAAAGCACGAACGCAGACCATCTTACCTGCATCAATACTAA